In Bacillus sp. DX3.1, the following proteins share a genomic window:
- a CDS encoding DUF3169 family protein translates to MESRVQYTIRSMIKILVGMVFGFLGGYILSAVFAAGPRKLPSYMGVIGFIVFGVGIIYYLWKNTRILAKLRDEEESVQGRRLGILLMYLRASEVIVWSWAICAGIAYYRSFLAGTTSLFEIGNAGVSVVCLILVIWIGFIMKNRYNTLYPEQSVTYSQSLEMWAKNADEGQKHIIHEAGYKAYQFTNMVLAWVWIAAIAYTILDKTDFFLIGIISFVWVLHIGKYMYEMHKKMIY, encoded by the coding sequence ATGGAAAGTAGGGTGCAATATACAATACGTTCTATGATAAAGATTCTTGTAGGGATGGTATTTGGATTTTTAGGCGGCTATATATTATCAGCTGTTTTTGCGGCTGGTCCAAGAAAATTACCATCTTATATGGGAGTAATTGGATTTATTGTATTCGGCGTAGGGATTATATATTATTTATGGAAAAATACACGTATATTGGCGAAATTACGTGATGAGGAGGAGAGTGTACAGGGGCGCAGACTAGGAATACTATTAATGTATTTGCGTGCAAGTGAAGTAATTGTATGGTCTTGGGCAATTTGTGCCGGAATTGCGTATTATCGTTCATTCTTAGCAGGAACGACTTCGTTATTTGAAATAGGGAATGCAGGTGTGTCCGTTGTATGCTTGATTCTTGTCATATGGATAGGATTTATCATGAAGAATCGCTACAATACACTCTATCCAGAACAAAGTGTTACGTATTCACAGTCATTAGAAATGTGGGCAAAAAATGCAGATGAAGGACAAAAACATATTATCCATGAAGCGGGCTACAAGGCTTATCAATTTACAAATATGGTACTGGCATGGGTATGGATCGCAGCGATTGCCTATACAATCTTAGATAAAACGGATTTCTTTTTAATCGGTATTATTTCATTTGTATGGGTATTACATATCGGAAAATACATGTATGAAATGCATAAGAAAATGATTTATTAA
- a CDS encoding class I SAM-dependent methyltransferase, with translation MNQQQLSTNNKEGWNKAAYEAWTSRHGTPHEYAQQLVKEPAHTVSHYLPYIKGIQGKRIINLLASKGNKAVAFALLGADVTVVDISESNAKYANELADAAGTSIEYIVSDVLDIQPTKTFDVVLLELGVLHYFIDLQPLFQLIFQLLKDGGTFILRDYHPVYTKLLAMDDITFLANGNYFHEEIVEVEVAYSILLDETQKASLPKNKIRRWTLGEIITEIAQTNLRIKEFIEERGPHQRWVFPPSAPEGIENHIPGLYTLIATK, from the coding sequence TTGAACCAACAACAATTAAGTACAAATAATAAAGAAGGTTGGAATAAAGCCGCTTATGAAGCATGGACCAGTCGGCATGGAACACCGCACGAATATGCTCAGCAACTAGTAAAAGAGCCCGCCCATACAGTATCCCATTACTTACCATACATAAAAGGTATACAAGGAAAACGCATCATCAACTTACTTGCTTCAAAAGGAAATAAAGCTGTTGCCTTCGCATTACTAGGAGCTGACGTAACCGTTGTGGATATTTCTGAAAGCAACGCAAAATATGCGAATGAACTTGCGGATGCTGCGGGAACCTCTATTGAATATATCGTTTCTGATGTGTTAGACATACAACCTACAAAAACATTCGATGTTGTTTTATTAGAACTAGGCGTACTTCATTACTTTATAGATCTACAACCTCTATTTCAGCTTATCTTTCAACTGCTAAAAGATGGTGGTACGTTTATATTGCGTGACTATCACCCTGTCTATACAAAGTTGCTAGCAATGGATGACATAACATTTCTAGCAAACGGCAATTATTTTCATGAAGAAATTGTTGAAGTTGAAGTTGCTTACAGTATTCTCCTTGATGAAACACAAAAAGCCTCATTACCTAAAAATAAAATTCGCCGCTGGACGTTAGGAGAAATTATTACAGAAATTGCTCAGACGAACCTACGTATTAAAGAATTTATTGAAGAACGTGGTCCACACCAACGATGGGTCTTCCCTCCCTCTGCTCCAGAAGGAATTGAAAACCATATTCCTGGACTTTATACATTAATTGCTACAAAATGA
- a CDS encoding HAMP domain-containing sensor histidine kinase — MMMLVRSEWERLWAKKVTWLCFAAIPVMLLGAAKYCLEHNQEVPETAVDYAYANSFPVLALSEMLMSICNLILLVMIVLVFAQEYHSGQMRMVLQRYLHTIERNTNRMAKLLQEFHTVNELDSFAFQLFLSEVNLQSFYRKKIEEYECIAKKKEIEWDVMFENNDDIETLVFDQERMSQVMDNIVMNGVRFTPEKGKMLIKVRMGHDEFQFHVYDSGSGFQSGDAQKVFQRFYQEDRSRSSSKEHSGLGLYIAKTIVEKHSGNIFAENSAVCGGAHVWFVIPRTVFHVTDISIKKA, encoded by the coding sequence ATGATGATGTTGGTGCGCTCTGAATGGGAGCGATTGTGGGCGAAAAAGGTGACGTGGCTTTGTTTTGCGGCGATACCGGTGATGCTGCTTGGGGCGGCGAAGTATTGCTTGGAACATAATCAAGAGGTACCGGAGACAGCAGTGGATTATGCATATGCAAACTCGTTTCCGGTTCTAGCATTATCTGAAATGCTTATGAGTATATGTAATCTTATTTTACTCGTTATGATTGTTCTTGTATTTGCTCAAGAATATCATAGTGGACAAATGCGTATGGTGTTGCAGCGTTATTTACATACGATTGAGAGAAATACAAATCGGATGGCAAAGCTTCTTCAAGAATTCCATACAGTGAATGAATTGGATAGTTTTGCATTTCAATTATTTTTAAGTGAAGTAAACTTGCAAAGCTTTTACCGTAAAAAGATAGAAGAATATGAATGTATCGCCAAGAAAAAAGAGATAGAATGGGACGTTATGTTCGAAAATAATGATGATATAGAGACTCTTGTGTTTGATCAAGAGAGAATGAGTCAAGTGATGGATAACATCGTGATGAACGGTGTCCGTTTTACGCCAGAGAAAGGCAAAATGTTGATAAAGGTACGTATGGGGCATGATGAATTTCAGTTTCATGTGTACGATTCAGGATCTGGATTTCAATCTGGAGATGCGCAAAAAGTATTCCAGCGCTTTTATCAGGAGGATAGATCGCGTTCAAGCAGTAAAGAGCATTCAGGACTTGGCCTATATATTGCGAAGACGATTGTCGAGAAACATAGCGGAAATATATTTGCGGAAAACAGTGCAGTATGCGGAGGGGCGCATGTGTGGTTTGTGATTCCAAGAACCGTATTTCATGTTACGGATATAAGTATAAAAAAAGCTTGA
- a CDS encoding response regulator transcription factor, whose protein sequence is MKHILVIEDDPDIQKLIRELLTVHSFRVDVVGTGTEGILLFQKNSYDLILLDVMLPDINGYSVCKIIRGQSIVPIIMLTGLHSVENEIRGFELGIDDYITKPFHYTIFIKRIESVLRRQTSLENDNDILQFNEFILNLKAYTAYVHGNQIELTTKEFEIMYTLLQNRGKVLSRSDLLNKLWGYEYYGDVRVIDTHIKNIRKKLNIPYIKTVKGIGYKLDS, encoded by the coding sequence GTGAAGCACATACTTGTGATTGAAGACGATCCAGATATTCAAAAACTAATACGAGAACTTTTAACAGTACACAGTTTTAGAGTTGATGTTGTAGGTACTGGCACAGAAGGTATACTCCTTTTTCAAAAAAATTCATATGACCTTATTCTACTCGATGTTATGCTACCTGATATAAATGGGTATAGTGTTTGTAAAATTATAAGAGGACAATCTATTGTTCCTATTATAATGCTAACAGGGTTACATAGTGTGGAAAATGAAATTAGAGGATTTGAATTAGGAATAGACGATTACATAACAAAACCTTTTCATTACACCATATTTATAAAGCGAATTGAATCTGTGCTAAGAAGGCAAACATCTTTAGAAAATGATAATGATATACTACAATTTAACGAGTTTATATTAAATTTAAAAGCTTATACAGCTTATGTTCATGGGAATCAAATTGAACTAACAACGAAAGAATTCGAGATCATGTATACACTGTTACAAAATCGTGGGAAAGTACTATCAAGAAGTGATTTGTTAAATAAACTATGGGGCTATGAGTATTATGGTGATGTAAGAGTAATAGATACTCATATTAAAAACATACGAAAAAAATTAAATATTCCATACATTAAGACGGTAAAAGGCATTGGATATAAGTTGGATTCGTAA
- a CDS encoding DUF3938 domain-containing protein → MNQYVRYMIAALFACIGGIICFWTNIQLGEHIIFNGIESVVSASILGGFIFFLFNPEENAQKTMLLTMIGIVGGCISFLMTNYTIPLQLSSAFFHGLWTWFIAFCLADVFNLLQDPEEDNGRHIESNS, encoded by the coding sequence ATGAATCAATATGTACGCTACATGATAGCTGCCTTATTCGCTTGTATTGGCGGTATCATTTGCTTCTGGACAAATATTCAACTTGGAGAACATATCATTTTTAATGGAATCGAATCTGTTGTAAGCGCTTCAATTTTAGGCGGATTTATCTTCTTCCTCTTTAACCCAGAAGAAAACGCTCAAAAAACAATGTTATTAACCATGATCGGGATTGTTGGTGGATGTATTTCCTTTTTAATGACGAACTACACGATTCCATTACAATTAAGTTCCGCTTTCTTCCACGGTCTTTGGACTTGGTTTATCGCATTTTGCTTAGCTGATGTGTTTAACTTATTACAAGATCCTGAAGAAGATAATGGTAGACATATAGAAAGCAATTCTTAA
- a CDS encoding helix-turn-helix transcriptional regulator, producing the protein MKLQNRVREFRAKHRMSQGDLGKAIDSSRQTISLIERGDYAPSIVLSLKIAHIFGVPVEEIFMLVEGEEDDGK; encoded by the coding sequence ATGAAGCTTCAAAATCGGGTAAGAGAGTTTCGTGCAAAGCACCGAATGTCACAAGGAGATTTAGGGAAAGCAATCGATTCATCGCGGCAAACGATTAGTTTAATTGAACGCGGTGATTATGCGCCGTCGATTGTTCTGTCCTTAAAGATTGCACATATTTTTGGGGTACCGGTTGAAGAAATTTTTATGTTAGTTGAGGGGGAAGAGGATGATGGAAAGTAG
- the metG gene encoding methionine--tRNA ligase — protein MSIFIGGAWPYANGSLHLGHVASLLPGDILARYYRAKGEGVLYVSGSDCNGTPISIRAKQERVTAKEIADHYHEEFQRCFKQLGFTYDCYTRTDTEHHHQTVQKIFLRLLEEDFIYKKTVEQAYCETCVQFLPDRYVEGVCPHCHEQARGDQCDACSAILDPLDLLEKRCKLCGNTPAVKETEHFYFALHKFQQQIKDAVVVAKQQGAWRDNAIQLTERYLQEGLHDRAVSRDLPIGVSIPVEGYEDKKIYVWIEAVSGYYSASKRWAKETGQDDQEFWNSSAKTYYVHGKDNIPFHSIIWPAVLLGVGEEATPRHIVSNEYLTVEKRKLSTSKNWAVWVPDILERYDPDSIRYFLTVNAPENRDTDFSWREFIYSHNSELLGAYGNFVNRTLKFIEKYYDGEVPKGNVNLELKEKVEELYRKVGNAIEQAHFKVALETIFETVRYANKYFDEQGPWKQIKENPSGCNETIYHCVYFIVNFAQLLQPFLPFSSEKVREMLSISHTDWACETIFPERISNVQPLFERIDVEQIEKEVEKLHAALK, from the coding sequence ATGAGTATTTTTATTGGTGGAGCTTGGCCTTATGCGAATGGCTCTTTGCATCTTGGACATGTTGCGAGCCTATTACCAGGAGATATTTTAGCACGATATTACAGAGCGAAAGGTGAAGGGGTTCTTTACGTATCAGGAAGTGATTGTAATGGAACGCCGATTTCTATTCGAGCAAAGCAAGAAAGGGTTACTGCAAAAGAAATTGCAGATCATTATCATGAAGAATTCCAGCGATGTTTTAAGCAGCTTGGTTTTACGTATGATTGTTATACACGTACAGATACAGAGCATCATCATCAAACCGTACAAAAGATTTTCTTACGTTTATTAGAAGAAGACTTTATTTATAAAAAGACAGTTGAACAAGCATACTGCGAAACATGTGTGCAATTTTTACCGGATCGTTACGTAGAAGGAGTTTGCCCACATTGTCATGAACAAGCACGTGGTGATCAATGTGATGCCTGCTCCGCTATTTTAGATCCGCTCGATTTATTAGAAAAGAGATGTAAGTTATGTGGAAATACACCAGCAGTTAAGGAAACAGAACATTTCTATTTTGCATTGCATAAATTTCAGCAGCAGATTAAAGATGCAGTAGTGGTTGCAAAACAACAAGGAGCATGGCGTGATAACGCAATTCAATTAACAGAGCGTTACTTACAAGAAGGTTTACACGACCGAGCGGTATCACGTGATTTACCAATTGGAGTTTCAATTCCTGTAGAGGGATATGAGGATAAGAAAATTTATGTGTGGATTGAAGCTGTTTCTGGTTATTATTCGGCGAGTAAACGTTGGGCAAAAGAAACAGGACAGGATGATCAAGAATTCTGGAATAGTAGTGCGAAAACATATTATGTGCACGGGAAAGACAATATCCCGTTTCATTCCATTATTTGGCCGGCTGTATTACTTGGAGTAGGAGAGGAAGCAACGCCACGTCATATTGTTTCCAATGAATACTTAACTGTTGAGAAACGAAAATTATCGACAAGTAAAAACTGGGCAGTATGGGTACCAGATATATTAGAGCGGTATGATCCAGATTCGATTCGGTACTTTTTAACGGTAAATGCACCGGAAAATCGCGATACTGATTTTTCTTGGCGTGAATTTATTTATAGCCATAACAGCGAATTACTAGGAGCGTACGGGAATTTTGTAAATCGTACATTGAAATTTATTGAGAAATATTATGATGGTGAGGTGCCAAAAGGGAATGTAAATCTAGAGCTGAAGGAGAAGGTGGAGGAATTATATCGTAAGGTAGGGAATGCGATTGAGCAGGCTCATTTTAAAGTTGCGTTAGAAACAATATTTGAAACAGTACGATATGCGAATAAATATTTTGATGAGCAAGGGCCGTGGAAGCAAATAAAAGAAAACCCTTCAGGTTGTAACGAGACAATCTACCATTGCGTATATTTTATTGTGAATTTTGCACAGTTGTTACAACCATTTTTACCGTTTTCTAGTGAGAAAGTAAGGGAAATGCTATCTATTTCTCATACAGATTGGGCATGTGAAACTATTTTCCCAGAGCGAATTAGCAATGTACAACCACTATTTGAAAGAATTGATGTAGAACAAATTGAAAAAGAAGTAGAAAAGCTACACGCAGCATTAAAATAA
- a CDS encoding metal-sulfur cluster assembly factor has protein sequence MSQELEDKLFANLEAVIDPELGVDIINLGLVYDVTADEQNNAVVTMTMTSIGCPMAGQIVSDVKKVLSTNVPEVNGIEVNVVWNPPWSKERMSRMAKIALGIRD, from the coding sequence ATGTCGCAAGAGCTCGAAGATAAATTATTTGCCAATTTAGAGGCTGTTATTGATCCTGAATTAGGTGTTGATATTATCAACCTTGGCTTAGTATATGATGTTACAGCTGATGAACAAAATAATGCTGTCGTTACGATGACAATGACTTCCATCGGTTGTCCAATGGCTGGACAAATCGTATCGGATGTCAAAAAAGTATTATCGACAAATGTACCTGAGGTAAATGGAATAGAAGTAAATGTAGTTTGGAATCCCCCCTGGTCAAAAGAACGTATGTCACGTATGGCGAAAATTGCACTAGGAATTCGCGATTAA
- a CDS encoding DedA family protein has translation MEWVYELFQQYGYYVVLVGLLLEYIALPFPGEPTLAYAGYLAHTGELQLPILILLSFIGTSIGMTIQYFLGNKLGMPFVQKYGKYVFLTQRKIDLTRMWFDKYGYFLIFIGFFIPGVRHFTGYFAGIINLPFRRFALTIYSGALFWVSFFLVSGYWLGGNLDDIFSLLGQHIGKIIFGIIVITVITVGIRFRKQLKRVFVQSVN, from the coding sequence ATGGAGTGGGTTTATGAATTATTTCAGCAATACGGCTATTATGTTGTACTTGTTGGATTGCTGTTGGAATATATTGCACTTCCGTTTCCAGGAGAACCAACACTAGCATATGCAGGGTACCTAGCACATACCGGAGAATTACAATTGCCAATTTTAATTCTATTATCATTTATTGGTACGAGTATTGGGATGACGATCCAATACTTTCTAGGAAATAAACTTGGTATGCCATTTGTGCAGAAATACGGAAAGTATGTATTTTTAACACAAAGAAAAATTGATTTAACAAGAATGTGGTTTGATAAATACGGATATTTTCTTATTTTTATCGGCTTCTTTATCCCGGGCGTTCGTCATTTCACAGGCTATTTTGCAGGAATTATTAATTTACCGTTTCGCCGCTTTGCACTGACAATCTACTCCGGTGCTCTTTTCTGGGTTTCCTTCTTCTTGGTCAGTGGCTATTGGTTAGGCGGAAATTTAGATGATATCTTCAGTTTACTTGGACAGCATATCGGTAAAATCATCTTTGGGATTATCGTAATTACAGTGATTACTGTAGGAATTCGTTTCCGTAAACAATTAAAGCGTGTATTTGTACAAAGTGTAAATTAA
- a CDS encoding L,D-transpeptidase gives MKKILLAILLLSVWVFPYEKAEAAAPTPNQKLFVNTSTNKMDFYQDGKFIRSFTVATGKANTPTALGTFIIVNKIKNRPYYTGHIKGGDPRNPLGDRWLGLNMNKTWGTTYAIHGTNTNTVIGKNTTLGCIRMYNEDIHWLFDRIGEKATVVVKK, from the coding sequence ATGAAAAAGATATTATTAGCTATTTTACTATTGAGTGTATGGGTATTCCCATATGAAAAAGCAGAGGCAGCAGCTCCTACACCAAATCAAAAATTATTTGTCAATACAAGTACAAATAAGATGGACTTTTATCAAGATGGTAAATTTATAAGAAGTTTTACTGTCGCTACAGGAAAAGCAAATACTCCTACAGCACTAGGAACATTTATCATTGTAAACAAAATAAAAAATCGCCCTTACTATACTGGACATATTAAAGGTGGAGATCCACGCAATCCCCTTGGTGATCGTTGGCTTGGATTGAATATGAATAAAACGTGGGGAACAACATATGCGATTCATGGTACAAATACAAACACAGTAATTGGAAAAAATACGACATTAGGATGTATTCGTATGTATAACGAAGATATTCATTGGCTATTTGACCGTATTGGAGAAAAAGCTACTGTAGTTGTAAAAAAATAA
- a CDS encoding YitT family protein — translation MGQLGDADYVPDTAFLSFPAARTFHLEFMIQLIVIFIASILYAISMNMFFIPHNMISGGFAGVGMIIGYLMHYNIGALIFLLNIPLLVLGYFYLGQKTTFLTAYFVAVSSLAMNIIPVHQISNDILLSSVFGGVICGAASGIIFRFASSTGGFDIIGLIVAKYRDISIGAIIFGFNLILLVAAGFIFGWDITLYTLISRFVVSKVIDAVHTKHIKLTIMTITEKGEEIKRALLHHGIRGVTMVDAVGGYTNHKKKMIYTVVTRYELGEMKRIIRQVDGHAFMNITETVEIVGRFKRI, via the coding sequence ATGGGTCAATTAGGAGACGCCGATTACGTTCCCGATACCGCCTTTTTATCCTTCCCAGCAGCTAGAACATTTCATTTAGAATTCATGATACAGTTGATTGTTATTTTTATAGCTTCCATTTTGTATGCCATTTCGATGAATATGTTTTTTATCCCACATAATATGATTAGCGGTGGATTTGCTGGCGTTGGGATGATTATTGGTTACTTAATGCATTATAATATCGGTGCACTTATCTTTTTATTAAACATCCCGCTTCTTGTTCTAGGCTATTTTTATTTAGGACAGAAAACAACTTTTTTAACAGCTTATTTCGTGGCAGTATCATCTTTAGCCATGAATATTATCCCGGTACACCAAATTTCAAATGATATTTTACTTTCTTCTGTATTTGGTGGTGTAATCTGCGGTGCTGCATCAGGAATTATTTTCCGATTCGCCTCTTCAACAGGTGGATTTGATATTATTGGGTTGATTGTAGCGAAATATAGGGATATTTCAATTGGCGCTATTATTTTTGGCTTCAACTTAATCCTACTTGTTGCCGCTGGTTTTATTTTCGGATGGGATATTACCCTATATACGTTAATTAGCCGTTTTGTGGTCAGTAAAGTCATTGATGCAGTTCACACAAAACATATTAAATTAACGATTATGACAATTACCGAAAAGGGCGAGGAAATTAAAAGAGCACTACTGCATCACGGCATACGCGGTGTAACAATGGTAGACGCTGTCGGCGGCTATACCAACCATAAGAAAAAAATGATTTACACTGTCGTAACTCGTTACGAATTAGGAGAAATGAAGCGTATTATTCGTCAAGTAGACGGTCATGCGTTTATGAATATTACAGAAACCGTTGAAATTGTTGGACGTTTCAAACGTATATGA
- the yidC gene encoding membrane protein insertase YidC — protein MLKSYRAWLVSLSLLLVFVLSGCSNTATIDAHSTGIWDHYFVYPISLMLQFVAHHVPNGSFGIAIIIITLVIRTAMIPLAVTQYRVQMRTKKMQPQLQKLKEKHGDVSKDIEKQKKYQKEMMELMNTSGANPMMGCLPLLIQMPIFSALYYAISRTEEIRTSSFLWVNLGHADPYHILPIIAALTTFIQMKIMQSNTAAGEQVQMLKIQQFMMPAMILFMGFAAPSGLVLYWITGNVFTMLQMIVLRKVMEREEGQLQKA, from the coding sequence GTGTTAAAATCATACCGAGCTTGGCTCGTTAGTTTATCATTATTACTTGTTTTTGTTTTATCTGGCTGTAGTAATACAGCAACAATTGATGCACATAGTACCGGGATCTGGGATCATTATTTTGTTTATCCGATCTCGCTTATGCTTCAATTTGTAGCACATCATGTACCAAATGGAAGCTTTGGCATTGCGATTATTATCATTACACTCGTGATTCGTACAGCAATGATACCGTTGGCTGTGACGCAATATCGCGTTCAAATGAGAACGAAAAAGATGCAGCCACAGTTACAGAAATTGAAAGAAAAACATGGTGATGTTAGTAAAGATATTGAGAAACAAAAAAAGTATCAAAAAGAAATGATGGAACTGATGAACACAAGCGGTGCGAACCCAATGATGGGCTGCTTACCACTTTTAATACAAATGCCTATTTTCTCGGCACTGTATTATGCAATTAGTCGTACGGAAGAGATTCGTACATCTTCGTTTTTATGGGTGAACTTAGGACATGCAGATCCATATCATATATTGCCGATCATTGCTGCACTGACAACCTTTATTCAAATGAAGATTATGCAGTCTAATACGGCGGCAGGAGAGCAAGTTCAAATGTTGAAAATACAGCAGTTTATGATGCCAGCCATGATTTTATTTATGGGATTTGCGGCACCATCGGGACTTGTGCTGTATTGGATTACAGGTAATGTATTTACAATGCTTCAAATGATTGTATTGCGTAAAGTAATGGAACGTGAAGAAGGACAATTACAAAAAGCATAG
- a CDS encoding DUF3978 family protein encodes MHNVVHTQAKSNLSETIFSLHICEENEFDSSLRKSTTLSFIVSRETVKVLIKKSISYKPDSIDSKSYIIPSQAFHYLFPTICENDEEIIVHVQIFGKNGEFLLNNRLFINKNLNHKFKVQTFFETINENIYRALYNFQAY; translated from the coding sequence ATCCATAATGTTGTTCACACGCAAGCTAAATCCAACCTAAGTGAAACAATTTTTAGCTTACATATATGTGAAGAAAATGAATTTGATTCAAGCTTAAGAAAATCCACTACATTATCCTTTATCGTGAGCCGAGAAACTGTAAAGGTTTTGATCAAAAAAAGTATAAGTTATAAACCTGACAGTATCGACAGTAAAAGTTACATTATTCCTAGCCAGGCATTTCATTACCTTTTTCCTACTATTTGTGAAAATGATGAAGAAATAATTGTTCATGTACAGATTTTTGGTAAAAATGGTGAGTTCTTGCTGAATAATAGGTTATTCATTAACAAAAATCTAAATCACAAATTTAAGGTACAAACATTTTTTGAAACAATTAACGAAAATATATATCGGGCATTATATAATTTTCAAGCTTACTAA
- a CDS encoding ABC transporter ATP-binding protein translates to MKKTILEVKDVTKKVKGRSLLNHMSFSVYKNEICGFVGPNGSGKTTLIRTIMGLIKPNEGEILINGVSVQKNREEALQYVGAIVEAPIFFPYMSGRKNLRNLGRITMNCGGENLERKVEQVLKIVGLENRADDKVGTYSLGMKQRLGIAQALLGDPDFIILDEPSNGLDPVGIKQLRKIVLDLQRDKGITFFISSHLIRELELMCDSWVMIREGALIWRGTTDELKGDSKDLEDIFVEMMSS, encoded by the coding sequence ATGAAAAAAACGATATTAGAAGTAAAAGATGTGACAAAAAAGGTGAAGGGGAGAAGCTTGTTAAATCATATGTCCTTTTCCGTTTATAAAAATGAAATTTGCGGTTTTGTTGGGCCAAATGGTTCCGGGAAAACAACATTAATTCGGACGATTATGGGCCTGATTAAACCGAATGAAGGAGAAATTTTAATTAACGGTGTTAGTGTGCAAAAAAATCGTGAAGAGGCACTTCAGTATGTCGGGGCGATTGTTGAAGCACCGATATTCTTTCCTTATATGTCTGGGCGGAAAAATTTACGAAATTTAGGAAGAATTACAATGAACTGCGGGGGAGAAAACTTAGAGCGAAAGGTTGAGCAAGTGTTAAAAATTGTTGGTTTAGAAAATCGTGCTGATGATAAGGTTGGCACCTATTCGCTAGGAATGAAGCAACGATTAGGGATTGCACAGGCGCTTCTTGGAGATCCGGATTTTATTATTTTAGATGAGCCTTCCAACGGATTAGATCCAGTTGGGATTAAACAGCTTCGAAAAATTGTGCTCGATTTACAGCGTGATAAAGGGATTACTTTTTTCATTTCAAGTCATTTAATTCGTGAGCTAGAGCTTATGTGTGATTCTTGGGTGATGATTCGAGAAGGCGCACTCATTTGGCGCGGAACAACAGATGAACTGAAAGGGGATAGTAAAGATCTAGAGGATATCTTTGTGGAGATGATGAGCTCATGA